A region from the Sandaracinus amylolyticus genome encodes:
- a CDS encoding glutathione S-transferase family protein, translating into MIKLFHAPYSRSSSTVWLLEELGVPYQLDVVPIRATGGAPEGYREIQAHKKVPAVVLDGVTITERAAIALHLAESFPETGLAPRFGDPRRAAFLSWLVYSDAVLDPAITARLSDWSYVPLGVSFGTLDDAVRHVDRALSASPYLVGDRFTAADVQIGAMLHYAVSIVEAITPTPAMHAYLERVRARPAFQRREQIDRELAGA; encoded by the coding sequence GTGATCAAGCTCTTCCACGCTCCCTACTCGCGCTCGTCGTCGACCGTGTGGCTCCTCGAGGAGCTCGGCGTGCCGTATCAGCTCGACGTCGTGCCGATCCGCGCGACCGGCGGCGCGCCCGAGGGGTACCGCGAGATCCAAGCGCACAAGAAGGTGCCCGCCGTCGTGCTGGACGGCGTGACGATCACCGAGCGCGCGGCGATCGCGCTGCACCTCGCGGAGAGCTTCCCCGAGACCGGGCTCGCCCCGCGCTTCGGTGACCCGCGTCGCGCGGCGTTCCTGAGCTGGCTCGTCTACTCCGACGCGGTGCTCGACCCCGCGATCACCGCGCGGCTCTCGGATTGGTCGTACGTGCCGCTGGGCGTGTCGTTCGGCACGCTCGACGACGCGGTGCGACACGTCGATCGCGCGCTCTCCGCGTCGCCGTACCTCGTCGGCGACCGGTTCACCGCGGCCGACGTGCAGATCGGCGCGATGCTGCACTACGCGGTGAGCATCGTGGAGGCGATCACGCCGACGCCCGCGATGCACGCGTACCTCGAGCGCGTGCGTGCGCGCCCGGCGTTCCAGCGTCGCGAGCAGATCGATCGCGAGCTCGCCGGCGCGTGA
- the bioA gene encoding adenosylmethionine--8-amino-7-oxononanoate transaminase, with protein sequence MLLPPGLSRDDVIALERRHVWPPYTSSEKHEQQEPLVIVRGEGAWIVDANERRYLDGVSSWWTCTLGHDPPRLRRVLREQAEQLIHVAAGGITHAPIALLAKELAEVAPSGLTRTHFSDDGSTSVEVAIKIAFQHWQQNGRPKRHRFVALAGAYHGDTIGAASLAALEEFSGVFGPLLFDIVRPPPPDEGWDAVIDHVERELRARPDEIAGVVVEPLIQGAAGMRMHPPEVLQRLRAITREIDTFLIADEVFTGYGRTGHMFACQRAGITPDLMCIAKGFTAGILPMAATMATDRVYDGFRGGPSRALMHGHTFCGHPLGAAIAREVLAIYRDEKIVEGVAPRAATIARRFAKIAEIPGVRRVRHLGTIGAADLGEGGYSGAMGHRVYEEALRRGAYLRPLGDTVYVAPPLNVTFEELELLLDILEESIRAAIA encoded by the coding sequence GTGCTCCTTCCTCCCGGGCTGTCCCGCGACGACGTGATCGCGCTCGAGCGCCGTCACGTCTGGCCTCCGTACACGTCGAGCGAGAAGCACGAGCAGCAGGAGCCGCTCGTGATCGTGCGCGGCGAGGGCGCGTGGATCGTCGACGCGAACGAGCGCCGCTACCTCGACGGAGTGTCGTCGTGGTGGACCTGCACGCTCGGCCACGATCCGCCGCGCCTGCGCCGCGTGCTGCGCGAGCAGGCGGAGCAGCTGATCCACGTCGCGGCCGGCGGCATCACCCACGCGCCGATCGCGCTGCTCGCGAAGGAGCTCGCCGAGGTCGCGCCCTCGGGCCTGACGCGCACGCACTTCAGCGACGACGGGAGCACGTCGGTCGAGGTCGCGATCAAGATCGCGTTCCAGCACTGGCAGCAGAACGGGCGCCCGAAGCGTCATCGCTTCGTCGCGCTCGCGGGCGCGTACCACGGCGACACGATCGGTGCGGCGAGCCTCGCGGCGCTCGAGGAGTTCAGCGGCGTGTTCGGCCCGCTGCTCTTCGACATCGTGCGCCCGCCGCCGCCCGACGAGGGATGGGACGCGGTGATCGATCACGTCGAGCGCGAGCTGCGCGCGCGCCCCGACGAGATCGCGGGCGTGGTGGTCGAGCCGCTGATCCAGGGCGCGGCCGGGATGCGCATGCACCCGCCCGAGGTGCTGCAGCGCCTGCGCGCGATCACCCGCGAGATCGACACGTTCCTGATCGCCGACGAGGTCTTCACCGGCTACGGCCGCACCGGGCACATGTTCGCGTGTCAGCGCGCGGGCATCACGCCGGACCTGATGTGCATCGCGAAGGGCTTCACCGCCGGCATCCTCCCGATGGCCGCGACGATGGCGACCGATCGTGTGTACGACGGGTTCCGCGGCGGCCCGTCACGCGCGCTGATGCACGGCCACACGTTCTGCGGGCACCCGCTCGGCGCGGCGATCGCGCGCGAGGTGCTCGCGATCTATCGCGACGAGAAGATCGTCGAGGGCGTCGCGCCGCGCGCCGCGACGATCGCGCGACGGTTCGCGAAGATCGCGGAGATTCCCGGCGTGCGGCGGGTGCGTCACCTCGGGACGATCGGCGCGGCCGACCTCGGAGAAGGCGGCTACTCCGGCGCGATGGGCCACCGCGTGTACGAAGAAGCGCTGCGCCGCGGCGCGTACCTGCGCCCGCTGGGCGACACCGTGTACGTCGCGCCGCCGCTGAACGTGACGTTCGAAGAGCTCGAGCTCCTGCTCGACATCCTCGAGGAGTCGATCCGCGCCGCCATCGCGTAG
- a CDS encoding glycogen debranching N-terminal domain-containing protein, whose product MRRGAPHSFEGTPRASGLVVVLRAEIRPEVRLAWRGPTMLVTDVRGELGRGVSSSGLWFRETRYLRTLRLLVNGRAPHLCALGGEGAHTLDLVYVHPELEEFGGGGSGLARSEESLGPDGVPHRAIDLRVTHSVEIDGLESRLVVANRAQRDVRLVIDVALDGDWADIGDTIGDREAPVRIWERAVCAGSSLELRSTHPELPYVTHVEAPGARAHECGVRWTVELAPREEVVLAMRVRAIDFEDALTGEGIAARERVLERWRASHVVVDTSGHGVEPLVIAAALEDLASLPLLEGRAREWLAPQAGLPIYPALFGRDALTTGWQASFVDGGAMLDAALARLGRHQSTRDDPRIDAQPGRVPQQVRRGPRARLGDGAFAVSYADVASPLMYVIALAQLYALRGDEALIRPHLDTARRILDWAREQAQGGFLHYHTRSPDGPEHQGWKDSGGAMVHADGTPARSPIAACEIQGYWFAAQELLAIVLWTLGRQGDARALWSAARDLKQRFHRAFWMEDESYYGLALDRDGRLLRSITSNVGHCLASGIVAQDVMERVVDRMFAPDLWSGWGFRTLSSAHPAYQPLSYHCGSVWSVESATIALGLRRFGFDRRALQLADATLALASLYPGFRVPECVGGYTKDELPHPGAYPRADLIQAWNVSAIPGLLHAMLGIFNVAPLDLLALDPLLPTCLDRLRVRKLRVGRGEVDVDVWRDRDGHCRFEVTRREGTLHVVRQPPPESISVGIAGRMRALVDGLLPA is encoded by the coding sequence GTGAGGCGAGGCGCCCCGCACTCGTTCGAGGGCACTCCGCGTGCTTCGGGGCTCGTCGTGGTCCTGCGCGCCGAGATCAGACCCGAGGTGCGGCTCGCGTGGCGCGGGCCGACGATGCTCGTGACCGACGTGCGCGGCGAGCTCGGGCGCGGCGTGTCGAGCAGCGGTCTGTGGTTCCGCGAGACGCGGTATCTGCGCACGCTGCGGCTGCTCGTGAACGGGCGAGCGCCGCACCTCTGCGCGCTGGGCGGCGAGGGCGCGCACACGCTCGATCTCGTCTACGTGCACCCCGAGCTCGAGGAATTCGGGGGCGGCGGCTCGGGGCTCGCGCGCTCCGAGGAGTCATTGGGGCCCGACGGTGTGCCCCACCGCGCGATCGACCTGCGGGTGACGCACTCGGTGGAGATCGACGGGCTCGAGTCGCGCTTGGTGGTCGCGAACCGCGCGCAGCGCGACGTGCGCCTGGTGATCGACGTCGCGCTCGACGGCGACTGGGCGGACATCGGCGACACGATCGGCGATCGCGAGGCGCCGGTGCGCATCTGGGAGCGCGCGGTGTGCGCGGGGTCGTCGCTCGAGCTGCGCTCCACGCACCCCGAGCTGCCGTACGTCACGCACGTCGAGGCGCCGGGTGCGCGCGCGCACGAGTGCGGCGTGCGATGGACGGTCGAGCTCGCGCCGCGCGAGGAGGTCGTGCTCGCGATGCGAGTGCGCGCGATCGACTTCGAGGACGCGCTGACGGGTGAAGGGATCGCCGCGCGCGAGCGCGTGCTCGAGCGGTGGCGCGCGTCGCACGTCGTGGTCGACACGAGCGGGCACGGCGTGGAGCCGCTGGTGATCGCGGCGGCGCTCGAGGACCTCGCGTCGCTGCCGCTGCTCGAGGGGCGCGCGCGCGAGTGGCTCGCGCCGCAGGCGGGGCTGCCGATCTATCCCGCGCTCTTCGGGCGCGACGCGCTCACGACCGGATGGCAGGCCTCGTTCGTCGACGGGGGCGCGATGCTCGACGCGGCGCTGGCGCGCCTCGGTCGTCACCAGAGCACGCGCGACGATCCGCGCATCGACGCGCAGCCGGGGCGCGTGCCGCAGCAGGTGCGGCGCGGGCCGCGCGCGCGGCTCGGCGACGGCGCGTTCGCGGTGAGCTACGCCGACGTGGCGAGCCCGCTGATGTACGTGATCGCGCTCGCGCAGCTCTACGCGCTGCGCGGCGACGAGGCGCTGATCCGACCGCACCTCGACACCGCGCGGCGCATCCTCGACTGGGCGCGCGAGCAGGCGCAGGGCGGCTTCCTCCACTACCACACGCGCTCGCCCGACGGGCCCGAGCACCAGGGCTGGAAGGACAGCGGCGGCGCGATGGTGCACGCCGACGGAACGCCCGCGCGCTCGCCGATCGCGGCGTGCGAGATCCAGGGCTACTGGTTCGCGGCGCAGGAGCTGCTCGCGATCGTGCTGTGGACGCTCGGGCGCCAGGGCGACGCGCGCGCGCTGTGGAGCGCGGCGCGCGATCTGAAGCAGCGCTTCCACCGCGCGTTCTGGATGGAGGACGAGAGCTACTACGGGCTCGCGCTCGATCGCGACGGGCGCCTGCTGCGCAGCATCACGTCGAACGTCGGGCACTGCCTCGCGTCGGGGATCGTCGCGCAGGACGTGATGGAGCGCGTGGTCGACCGGATGTTCGCGCCCGATCTCTGGAGCGGCTGGGGGTTCCGCACGCTCTCGTCGGCGCACCCCGCGTACCAGCCGCTGTCGTACCACTGCGGCTCGGTGTGGAGCGTGGAGAGCGCGACGATCGCGCTCGGGCTGCGCCGCTTCGGGTTCGATCGGCGCGCGCTGCAGCTCGCGGACGCGACGCTCGCGCTCGCGTCGCTGTACCCCGGGTTCCGAGTGCCCGAGTGCGTCGGTGGGTACACGAAGGACGAGCTGCCGCACCCCGGCGCGTACCCGCGCGCCGATCTGATCCAGGCGTGGAACGTGAGCGCGATCCCGGGCTTGCTCCACGCGATGCTGGGCATCTTCAACGTCGCGCCGCTCGATCTCCTCGCGCTCGATCCGCTCTTGCCGACGTGCCTCGATCGCTTGCGCGTCCGGAAGCTGCGCGTCGGGCGAGGCGAGGTCGACGTCGACGTGTGGCGCGACCGCGACGGGCACTGCCGCTTCGAGGTGACGCGGCGCGAAGGGACGCTGCACGTGGTGCGACAGCCGCCGCCGGAGTCGATCTCGGTGGGCATCGCAGGGCGGATGCGCGCGCTCGTGGACGGGCTGCTCCCGGCGTGA
- a CDS encoding response regulator, producing MVSAPPTTGRPKIFVVEDEEDLRRMLSKILGTVGDVTTAVDGQDAYTRLTGGFVPDVIVTDLMMPRMDGLTLATKLKADPVLGRVPVVMLTAKTQARDVIAGINAGARHYVTKPFKTEELVGKVRKALAARGK from the coding sequence ATGGTGTCTGCGCCTCCGACCACCGGTCGCCCGAAGATCTTCGTCGTGGAGGACGAAGAAGATCTGCGGCGCATGCTGAGCAAGATCCTCGGCACGGTGGGCGACGTGACGACCGCGGTCGACGGTCAGGATGCGTACACGCGCCTCACCGGCGGCTTCGTCCCCGACGTGATCGTCACGGACCTCATGATGCCGCGGATGGACGGGCTCACGCTCGCCACGAAGCTCAAGGCGGACCCCGTGCTCGGCCGCGTGCCGGTCGTGATGCTCACCGCGAAGACCCAGGCGCGCGACGTGATCGCCGGCATCAACGCCGGCGCGCGGCACTACGTCACGAAGCCCTTCAAGACCGAGGAGCTCGTTGGCAAAGTCCGCAAAGCGCTCGCCGCACGCGGCAAGTGA
- the lnt gene encoding apolipoprotein N-acyltransferase, translating into MIRARPWALLVISAVLMFLGFAGFGIWPLAFVGIIPALFVFDPLETRGGFERPPGKHFFWRALFFGYVAELGGFYWLTNTLVDFSGFPVVVCLLFASIFYLFQGLQFVAILALWARARARGFSATPALVAAYLASETLFPMLFEHYYGSAFHPVPLLMQIADLGGPMMCTALAMVVAGALYDAGSTWTRERRVPKLWPGIALASVIFACAYGAYRLHETDARIAAAPQLTVGVVQTNMGLFEKWQNPAMGVRRHVEQTAEIAQEHDPDLVVWPESAVTYFLPSGLTNVRDWRWARRLGLDRVQVPIVFGALRQHVTAEGAEQDRNTAFVTDARGEIVGVYDKTYLLAFGEYIPFGDWFPIVYDISPMSGRFTPGDDPDAVPFTARDGRTYRLSILICYEDIVSTFVRRAEAQGDPHLFVNITNDSWFGDTQEPWVHLHLARFRAIEHRRFLIRATNSGVSAIIDAAGRLTEQSGTFVRANLVGEVAMLEGGTTLYQLLGAWPGWVGLVVIALMGFLPARYLPRRARPSALDGSASA; encoded by the coding sequence GTGATCCGCGCGCGCCCCTGGGCGCTGCTCGTGATCTCCGCGGTGCTGATGTTCCTCGGCTTCGCGGGGTTCGGCATCTGGCCGCTCGCGTTCGTCGGCATCATCCCCGCGCTCTTCGTCTTCGATCCGCTCGAGACACGCGGCGGCTTCGAGCGCCCGCCCGGCAAGCACTTCTTCTGGCGCGCGCTCTTCTTCGGCTACGTCGCGGAGCTCGGCGGCTTCTACTGGCTGACCAACACGCTGGTGGACTTCTCGGGGTTCCCGGTCGTCGTCTGCCTGCTCTTCGCGTCGATCTTCTATCTCTTCCAGGGCCTGCAGTTCGTCGCGATCCTCGCGCTCTGGGCGCGCGCCCGTGCCCGCGGCTTCTCCGCGACGCCCGCGCTCGTCGCCGCGTACCTCGCGAGCGAGACGCTCTTCCCGATGCTCTTCGAGCACTACTACGGGAGCGCGTTCCACCCGGTCCCGCTGCTCATGCAGATCGCCGATCTCGGCGGCCCGATGATGTGCACCGCGCTCGCGATGGTCGTCGCCGGCGCGCTCTACGACGCGGGCAGCACGTGGACGCGCGAGCGCCGCGTCCCGAAGCTCTGGCCCGGCATCGCGCTCGCGTCGGTGATCTTCGCGTGCGCGTACGGCGCGTACCGCCTGCACGAGACCGACGCGCGCATCGCCGCCGCGCCGCAGCTCACCGTGGGCGTCGTGCAGACGAACATGGGGCTCTTCGAGAAGTGGCAGAACCCCGCGATGGGCGTGCGCCGCCACGTCGAGCAGACCGCGGAGATCGCCCAGGAGCACGACCCCGATCTCGTCGTGTGGCCCGAGTCGGCGGTGACGTACTTCCTGCCGAGCGGCCTCACGAACGTGCGCGACTGGCGCTGGGCGCGCCGCCTCGGGCTCGACCGCGTGCAGGTGCCGATCGTGTTCGGCGCGCTGCGCCAGCACGTGACCGCCGAGGGCGCCGAGCAGGATCGCAACACCGCGTTCGTGACCGACGCGCGCGGCGAGATCGTCGGCGTCTACGACAAGACGTACCTGCTCGCGTTCGGCGAGTACATCCCCTTCGGCGACTGGTTCCCGATCGTCTACGACATCTCGCCGATGAGCGGCCGCTTCACGCCCGGCGACGATCCCGACGCGGTGCCGTTCACCGCGCGCGACGGGCGCACGTACCGGCTCTCGATCCTCATCTGCTACGAGGACATCGTCTCGACGTTCGTGCGTCGCGCCGAGGCGCAGGGCGACCCGCACCTCTTCGTGAACATCACGAACGACTCGTGGTTCGGCGACACCCAGGAGCCCTGGGTGCACCTGCACCTCGCGCGCTTCCGCGCGATCGAGCACCGCCGCTTCCTCATCCGCGCGACGAACTCGGGCGTGAGCGCGATCATCGACGCCGCGGGGCGCCTCACCGAGCAGAGCGGCACGTTCGTGCGCGCGAACCTGGTGGGCGAGGTCGCGATGCTCGAGGGCGGCACGACGCTCTACCAGCTGCTCGGCGCGTGGCCGGGCTGGGTCGGGTTGGTGGTGATCGCGCTGATGGGGTTCCTGCCTGCTCGGTACTTGCCTCGTCGGGCGCGGCCGTCGGCGCTGGACGGTTCGGCTTCGGCGTGA
- a CDS encoding helix-turn-helix domain-containing protein, whose amino-acid sequence MSRRMTFPDALWAARESLRLEQRELGALIGVATRTIARWEHGDALPRGNVRSAIVAAIASRDAARAKDVAVALDVPVPTPQPPPDQAPKVEALDAAVYLAADALGVPAAAARPVLARFLLHLAASRISLDEARAKLKP is encoded by the coding sequence ATGAGCCGGCGGATGACGTTCCCCGATGCCCTCTGGGCCGCGCGTGAGTCGCTGCGCCTCGAGCAACGCGAGCTCGGCGCGCTGATCGGGGTCGCGACCCGCACCATCGCGCGGTGGGAGCACGGCGACGCGCTGCCGCGCGGGAACGTGCGCAGCGCCATCGTGGCGGCGATCGCGAGCCGCGACGCGGCGCGCGCCAAGGACGTCGCGGTCGCGCTCGACGTGCCGGTCCCCACCCCGCAGCCGCCGCCCGACCAGGCGCCGAAGGTCGAAGCGCTCGATGCCGCGGTCTATCTCGCCGCCGATGCGCTCGGCGTCCCGGCTGCCGCAGCGCGCCCGGTGCTCGCGCGGTTCCTCCTGCACCTCGCGGCGTCGCGCATCTCCCTCGATGAAGCGCGCGCGAAGCTGAAGCCGTGA
- a CDS encoding ATP-grasp domain-containing protein codes for MRTLILSRRHTPDSQALWRAAVDAGWDVVRAQRYAVPPELAGRTDVAFYAETLLADALAPELGVVLLEPDVRWLAELPSAYRLREIRATTLAAVREVRERAFVKPADEKVFAARVYEPGERIDEHHALPDALPVLVSEPVRFEIEVRAFVVDREAATLSAYVRDGDIARAEDGTWPLDARDREDAITLLASLLADPEVALPPAVVIDVGRIEGRGFAVVEANAAWAAGICGCDPDAVLRAVARTCVPTSSLDDITRRWARAASLAIE; via the coding sequence ATGCGCACGCTGATCCTCTCGCGCCGCCACACCCCCGACTCGCAAGCGCTGTGGCGCGCCGCGGTCGATGCGGGCTGGGACGTGGTGCGCGCCCAGCGCTACGCCGTCCCGCCGGAGCTCGCGGGGCGCACCGACGTCGCGTTCTACGCCGAGACGTTGCTCGCGGACGCGCTGGCGCCCGAGCTCGGCGTGGTGCTGCTCGAGCCCGACGTGCGGTGGCTCGCGGAGCTGCCCTCGGCGTACCGACTGCGCGAGATCCGCGCGACCACGCTCGCCGCGGTGCGCGAGGTGCGCGAGCGCGCGTTCGTCAAGCCGGCGGACGAGAAGGTGTTCGCGGCGCGCGTGTACGAGCCCGGCGAGCGCATCGACGAGCACCACGCGCTGCCCGACGCGCTCCCGGTGCTGGTCTCGGAGCCGGTACGGTTCGAGATCGAGGTGCGCGCGTTCGTCGTCGATCGCGAGGCCGCGACGCTCTCGGCGTACGTGCGCGACGGCGACATCGCGCGCGCCGAGGACGGCACGTGGCCGCTCGACGCGCGGGATCGCGAGGACGCGATCACGTTGCTCGCGTCGCTGCTCGCCGATCCCGAGGTCGCGCTCCCGCCCGCGGTGGTGATCGACGTCGGCCGCATCGAGGGTCGCGGCTTCGCGGTGGTCGAGGCGAACGCAGCGTGGGCCGCGGGCATCTGCGGCTGTGATCCCGACGCGGTCCTCCGCGCAGTGGCGCGCACCTGCGTGCCCACGTCGTCGCTCGACGACATCACACGCCGCTGGGCGCGCGCCGCCTCGCTCGCGATCGAGTGA
- a CDS encoding thermonuclease family protein has protein sequence MRKSVLNLVALLVLALALGSSAGTPSHAIADEWTRVFVNGQLVPVRFNDGDSFRVQGGPLAGSQCRLGGFNTLESFGPAHQWGDWHPYELFVIAKQALANGRRGTWHCTTDGNRDGYGRLLMDCPDLAMSHISQGLAMAYMVDDSPTRPEYIRAQREAIENRRGMWAHGVPDYVMTSVHSADEDPSREHHYNRLISTHDGHSESMQHNDTYAECAWVCNDEIRADERAVEASARRVREDATLAPLAADVPNYQLLEMVRRYARLGELPEYTPSALAEPLRARLASERTSGQLGQTRTERGSCMIAVPFGRWYGRERATCLRGHGTAPDGTRWSHASH, from the coding sequence GTGCGGAAGAGCGTTCTGAATCTGGTCGCCCTGCTCGTGCTCGCCCTCGCGCTCGGGAGCTCGGCCGGCACCCCATCGCACGCGATCGCCGACGAGTGGACGCGCGTGTTCGTCAACGGCCAGCTCGTCCCGGTGCGCTTCAACGACGGCGACAGCTTTCGCGTGCAGGGCGGTCCGCTCGCGGGCTCGCAGTGCCGCCTCGGCGGGTTCAACACGCTCGAGAGCTTCGGCCCCGCGCACCAGTGGGGCGACTGGCATCCCTACGAGCTCTTCGTGATCGCCAAGCAGGCGCTGGCCAACGGTCGCCGCGGCACCTGGCACTGCACGACCGACGGCAACCGCGACGGCTACGGGCGCCTCCTCATGGACTGCCCCGACCTCGCGATGAGCCACATCTCGCAGGGCCTCGCGATGGCCTACATGGTCGACGACAGCCCGACGCGCCCCGAGTACATCCGCGCGCAGCGCGAGGCGATCGAGAACCGCCGCGGCATGTGGGCCCACGGCGTGCCCGACTACGTGATGACCTCGGTGCACTCGGCGGACGAGGACCCGAGCCGCGAGCACCACTACAACCGCCTCATCTCGACGCACGACGGCCACTCGGAGTCGATGCAGCACAACGACACCTACGCGGAGTGCGCGTGGGTCTGCAACGACGAGATCCGCGCCGACGAGCGCGCCGTCGAGGCCAGCGCGCGCCGGGTGCGCGAGGACGCGACGCTCGCGCCGCTCGCCGCCGACGTGCCGAACTACCAGCTGCTCGAGATGGTGCGCCGCTACGCGCGCCTCGGAGAGCTCCCCGAGTACACGCCGTCCGCGCTCGCCGAGCCGCTGCGCGCGCGCCTCGCGTCGGAGCGCACGTCGGGGCAGCTCGGACAGACGCGCACGGAGCGGGGCTCCTGCATGATCGCGGTCCCGTTCGGCCGCTGGTACGGGCGCGAGCGCGCGACCTGCCTGCGCGGTCACGGCACCGCGCCCGACGGCACGCGCTGGTCGCACGCATCCCACTGA